In Lathyrus oleraceus cultivar Zhongwan6 chromosome 2, CAAS_Psat_ZW6_1.0, whole genome shotgun sequence, the DNA window tctctcaatatagagatctatagtggaattgagtgatacagggatgatgtacatcatcctagctttccaatgatgtatggatcgtgtattttggttaagttttggttgtccgcaattttggccggaaaacacaagctcaccggagaagaaggtggcttCGGTGGCTGTCCCTTTTCCAGATGCATTGTGGACCcttggattcattttccagatttaATCAGAGTCTCTCATttttatgactttatttaatgcctCGTGTGTCTCAGTTGACTAAGGCATTTGGTGCGCGTGCATGCCAGAGCCCttggatgtgccagctcaattaatgagactggatccaacgctccctgattttccatattttcaatttctgattttactttgtttattccattttatttcaaaaaatcatatctctctcattttaaatccaaaaaatatgggaccaattgcattagtctccaaataatttctagtttctatttctgatttttaatattttttattttttcatttgatattttttgtgaattttctcttttctggttatttttaattcattttaaatagtttttgatattcaaaaaatacaaaaatattttcttaacctatttgaatgatgatggatctatgaaaaatattctcatcaattttttaattgatttgagatttatttgagattttagttcaattaggttatttttattcactttttaattgattaaaaatagtttctgacttttaaaaatgctgaaattttttgtcaaactttgtttgaccttgttgaacttggaataaatcacttggacctttcaaggttgatttgaagtgattttgaagtttgacctttcttttatttttaattcaagtttattttaatattaaaaatgccaaaaatattttgctatttgtttgacttccaatcttcatctcatttctgatttctcattgtttgactttgactttcaatgtcatttggtcaatacacatggattggtacattttttattccaccttatgcactttattctttcttttttccttttccattattcatctctttcttcttcttctttttctttttgatcaatgagttgaaggttgataagttggcattgattagggagacttaatcttccttgatccaaatataattcatcttgattaattgatcaagtgaatggctttgcattaaggataggttgtttcctaaatcatgcaaaagacttaaaccaatacaagatcaattctcttcttctttttggcatggcaagttgttggaacttggttcactaatcaagacttctaacttgtgttgttgcctacattattattgaccggcctcagatagttgtgacttctacataagtccaattacgattgcttaacatagcgctaaattttgccttatggcacactaactattgaccactaacaattaacatttactttatgcactttactttcatgcaatttaccattcttgcacatattattcatttgctttttcctttgctcattggagcacatgtttatgttaatgccatttgccttttgcccacttgggtatataattgtgtatatatcttttgtgcttgtgtttgtctgtttgttgtgaacaAAATGtaaagaattggacaaaatggacttagattttaggaccttacccaagcaaatggaatttgaagagcaactaggcctcatgcctttagagtgcttaaatgtcaaagagcaactaggcctcatgcctttagaatgcttaagcttgaagatgaacattgaaaggaccatattctaaactccctcttgtccattctttgattgtattatagaaccttttgatgtgtgttttctttgtgctagggattccactTTGATTCAATTGAGGAACCAATGCCAtaagcttctaagagagagagagatccaagatgcattgaggagtctttccaagagttcatttgattgatgattgcttgaatttatgctttgtgtgattgcttattccaaaggatgggagctacttggatcatccatatgatctcaagagaggaactccattatggttttgtttccttatccctcacctttttgctttacttaggacttagtcattcttcttcttccttccactctaacccaagccaaaacttttgtgcaaacatttaacatttgttttcaaacattagaaacctaggtcttaggcttttgattttcaaaccttcttttcataacacttattttgaattgaatctttaagtcaactttgaccatttttgtatatacttctaattggtaaatataacccattcaaatgtctttttgtggtttcaatggttactttcttaatcaaattttccatgacctttagctattaggtttgagttatccttgaggtagatgtaatactcacctatatccttagtgatggacaatgagccttccatgcttattataggattaacccctcactagcatgttgaagctatcctcacatggtggatttgtggttttaggttgagttttctcccttggataacaaaagaccttaaggcttttggaccaatcaattcaccaacttattttgagatttttaccccgaactacgaggttttgatcctaatcttttttaagatggtacgtaggcaatgggttcatccattcaaacacaaaatgtaaataaatttgtacattcttccctcatctcttcaatcatgtttgcacaaataatttttcacaaaacaacaaccttgcaacaagtgtgaaaagggctccctaggagtacctaggatgttttgggtgtctaacaccttcccattgcataaccaacccccttacccagatctctgactctcttttactaatttttgatttgataaaacttttaggtttttgtttgctttctaaccattcctttggataaatagaagtgcggtggcgactcgacttgtatgatttaccttggatttagtcaatatctctaatggtaacgaataccccgctacatatACAAATGAGCTCCTTATAGCAGAGCAAGTTATAAGTAATGACGAGTAGGTGGGACTGTATATATTGTATGTTATGTGGGCCTACATGTTATATTTGGTTGCCACTGTCATTTTTGTGGACAAGAGTGTCACTTAAGTGGATGGCGTCTACCTGTGGTACTTCGAGGACTTCGAGTGGATCCATGAGTACAACTGAGAGGTCGTTTGTTTAGTCTATTTGTACTATAAACTATCATAGGAGTTGTAGGTGAAAGACTAAGTAGGTGATAGGAAGCATCACACTACTGACGGTAATATTTATTGGTCTTTtagtatgtgtgtgtgtatgtgtgtcATTTTTATTACATTTTTGCAACACCTTATGATTCGTGTGTTCCAACTCTTTTCAGGCTTGGATCCTCCGACACTTTTTGAACATCTCGATTCGTGTGTACCGACTTATATTTAGGATATGTCATGTGCGTCTGTATTTTCCCCGCTCATAGGGAACTAGATGACATAATCGTTTAAAGTGTATCTTAACCGCTTGATTGCCGAGAATATGCACTTTAACAGCTATGTAGATCATCGTTAAACGTGACCATTTAACGACATAGTGTTATACTTAGGATGGTTGGCTTGTGGTTCACGTCTCACATTTCCCCATTTGTCTGAGCTGTCATGTAGTAGTTCGGCTACGCTCTGATTATTTCCAGACACCCTGATGTCTTTGCTCTTCCTGCTATGACACGTAGAGATATGGATGTCATGTTTGATGATTATCCTAGTCATCTGATACCGGAGAAGGCACGGAATACCATAGCTGAGAATGATTGGAACTGCGTCGACAGGGATACATCAGATGATTCTTCAAGGTGTCACATATATATATGGTGTAAACTGCTTTAGAAGATCCACCGAGACCAACTCATCAGAAGATACAAGATGAGGAGCATACACAATTAGATCATGCTCGTGATGTCTTGCTCAAATGTCGTCGTGTTGTGGAGATTGTGCAAGCATGTATTTACGAAGATATATTTTTTAATAGGTCTGAAATGAGACAGATCTTAGATGCCTTTGTGATGGAGACACGAGAGAAATTAATACACTGGAGACATTGTCGAAGGACGGGGGTAGAAGAGATCAAAGAACCCAAATAACTCTAGTCAGGTATTAGTTGATAGTATTTATATTTTAGATTTGTTATCGATTGCattttacttttttatttttactATTGTACATGTCGACTTCATTATGTATCGCATGACTTATTTTAACCATATgaatttatatattttattttttacaTATTGATTTGTATGATTTAATGTTCATCGATCTTTAACATTTATAAATCGTCATTTTCATCTAGATAACCATAAAATTAACTTAACTTGCACAATTATGATAGATTATCTCCATAAATCTTAAACGGGAATACATCTCCGAAATAATAAACATGTAAAATAAACCTTTCAAAAAAACAGATTTGTGGATGATAAAACCCTCAACTCTCGAATCATATTTTTTATGGCTCTAGGGTCACATTTTGGAAATAGACAAGATTGTAAAGCTTTTttattcaaaataatattttaaatatttaatataGTCTTGTATCTTTCCCACCCTAGAGTCGTGTAATCCTTTCCCAAACGTTTAGGATAACTTAAACATTACCTACCAACAAAACATTCACATGTAAAATACTAATTCACTTGTGCAAAATGAATCAGACAACTAGAGTATTATAAACAACCACAACCACAGCTGCATAgatttaaaacaaaaaaaacaagaTAAATGAACTAAATCATCTTATTATAGATAGATACATCATATCTGCGGGGAGTATATGAAGATATCAGCGGCCAGCAATTCAATGGGCATTATTTATATATAAAGTTCAAGTAAATCCTGACTTGGGAATAAAATAGAAAAGTGAGCTTATATCACTCgtcacacaaacaaaatataagAACCTTAAAGAAATTGCAACCCCTAAACACATGAAGTCAGGTACATACTGGAGCATGCCCGACAACACCATTAGCATATCTTAATATCCAAACTTCAGACAACCACTTTAAACCTATCAGCTTCCCCAATTAATCTGAAGCTTTGGGAAAGAAAAGGGCTAGCATTAGGTACCATAGGCAGCTAGATTGGTGGTAAAATTTCTTACATTACAAATGCACCATTAAGACACTTCCAGAAAGTGAACAACCATAGGCATACCACCAATCCCAGAAGATACACGCTCCATAAAAACTGGATATTCTTTTATATCACCTTCTACTATCCACCGCCAACCAGAAAAGGCATTTACTTACAAACTTTGAACTGTAAACATGTTTGCTTATCTTCCTTCCTTTGGTCTTTAGAGCTCAGTAAAAACTGCAGTAATTTATAAGAAAATTATGCTTGATTAGTTCACCAGTAAACACAAAAATCAATCAACAGTTCAGAAGTTTAACAAAAACAGTCGTGATTCATTGGACTTTCCAAAACCAGGCAAACACAAGCGTGGTCAATTAGACACGTGAGACAGTAATTTGGAAGTTCATGTTTGACATCAAACACAAGCGGAGCAGTCAATCAGACACATAAAACAGTAATTTGAAAGTTCAGTAAAAGTGGGCATGTTTGACATCAAAGACTGTCTAAATTTCAAGCTCCTAAGTAATACAGATATCATTAGCATTAAGATTAATTTGGTACCCACCTTTTGGAGTAGCAAGTTCCTGCAATAAGCCTAGGCCAAATATACTCCAACAACATTCACTGACAAGGAGCTGAGTTGGAATATTTGTAAGCACCCTTCAAGAACCTCCAATATGTAATTTTGTTAGTAATTCAAAAATTGAACACAAAATGTATCCAACAAAGAAACAGCAATAAATCCAGACTAGAAGCATACCATCAATATTCATAAACCGACATCACACAAAGTAACGACCTGTCCAGATTGACTGTCCTTGAAATTGCTCAGGCAGTGGAGTAAAGTGTTGATTTCCATTTGTGATAGGTTGTTGTGGCTGATGATGGTGTGCATTTAAAATCTCAGTACTATGATAATCTTGCCAACCATTCTGTTTGACCCCCTGCAGTGCAGATGGAACTTGTTTTCCAGGAAAAGGAAAGCAAACTGCCCCACTCGAAATATTGTGATTTACTAGATGGGAATTTGATTGAGTATAAGCAATAGGACCATCGGGGCCTGAACCTTTGGTTGATGCAGGCAACTGATATCCATCCAACCAACTGTAGTCATCCATAACAGGATTCCCACTAATTGAATCTGAAACAGTGGATTCCATATCAAGCCTAGGAGAAACATGACTGAAACCAGGAGGAGGTCCACGGTGCCTAGAAGGACGGCTAACTGGAGATTTTCTCAAATCAGCTTGCGAAACTGACAATGACTTCACATAAGAGTTATCCGTAATGACTCCAGAAGATGCAACAGTATCAACTTTGGATGGTATCATCGAGTCTTCAGTTTTTGGGAGACCATAAAATGATTTAGTCCCAGTACTTACAGATTGCTGGAAAGGAACAGAAAGTGATGCGTCGTTAAAGATTGATAAAGCTTCATGCAGTGGGAGCTTAGGTTTTACAACATGCCCATTCTCCGAGAACCCAAGACCTTCAAAACTGTTAACCAGAGAAACTCCCCCCTCTAGCCACCTTGAAGAATGCTGCTGAACTGGTTGCAAGCTTTGAGGCATCATACAACTAACAGAAGCAGGTAAAGAAGTTTGAAGGTCCACATCATTGGGAGGGTGGAAAGCAGAATTAACATTAAATTTAACATCCACTCCTGAAGCTACTGGGACCGGCTCTAAACCTCTGTGAGTTACCCCTGATGAAACAACCAAAACATCAGCTCGCTTCTCGGCTACTATAGGTTTAAAAACAATaacctcatcatcatcgtcatcCTCTTCTTCCAGATACTGGTGGTGGTCTGACTGAGCAATCCCCGACTTTGGCTTGTCTGCTTCATTTTCTTTCACCAAGTCATCTGCAATAGGCTTGCCAGTGGCAAGAACAAAATCATCTGAGATACTAGGCTCAACACCAATTATGAATTTCTTTCCCTTTGAATCAAAATATATCCTTTTCTGATCAATCCGAACAATGTTAGCTAAAGCCTTTCCTGCAGCTAAAATCCTTTTGACCCGGgattttctttctttttctctaTCACTTCCAAATGAATGCTTCCTAGAAAAATCCAAGATTGTTTGTGCAGGGATAAGTGGAACAAATCCTCTTAACTCAAAGTCCTCCCACAAAGCCAGACGGTTATCTGTTTCCCCTTCTTCATACCTACTCATGTTATTAAAGCAAGTCTCCTCTTCATCCCCAATAGACATAGGCCCAACTGAAAGAAGCTTGTTCAAGAAGGAAATACAATGATTCCAAAATTTTGATCTAACAGTTGATTGATTCTCATCCACATCATTGCCTGCAGCAAGATCGGGATAACATGCCAACCACTCAACAAAAACCAAAATGCCTGGTAGAAGAAAACTACAAGAAGGATCCTGCAGCTGCACGCATCTGTCTATAATAATACTCATCAGTTCGAAAGCTGCAGTGAATGCATTTTGAAGTAGAACAGCCCGCTGTACAATTTCTGCATAAGTTTGACCTTCAGATTCCTTCTTCGCATtatgaactgtaaagacgatAATGGAAATAATTCTGACAATGGCAAGACCATTCTCAAGAGCATCCTGGCCAAAATTAAGTTCTTCATCTTGACCCGAAGACAGAAGCTCGCGCAGGCCATTGCTAATAAGAGAGAGAACTTCAGCGAAGGTCTCAAGACTATCATCATGAAATAGGAAATATAAGCGGAAAAAAAGTCAGAATGTATCCATCCTCAATAGTTATATGAAAAGGTCAGAGAGTACATCAAGAATATTAACCTTGTACGAGTGAACAGGATTCCATTTAGACGTACAAAGCGAGTACAGAACGATTTGTAAGTCTCCTGTATGTTGGATGCTCCTTCCTTTCTAGGATATGCTTCCACACCATTACCCCTAGTCACAAGTTTTGCTTCTATCTTCCCTCTTCCTTTGCCATCTAACTGTCCAGAAGATTCCTTGACTGCAACAGCTTTAGCATCACCAGAAAGCTGAGAGTAACTTTGTCGATTCTATCATTGCATTAAGGTTATAGGTATTAGAAAAATATAACCCTAACTCCAAAAGTATCATAGACCATATGTAACAGAAGACAcgcaaaaagaaaagaaaaaaaggcAGCACCATTCACTAAAGCAAAGAGAACGGAAATCAAGGGTAAATTAACTCCTCATCCCCCAGCAAGAGCCATATACCAAATAAACAGAATTCTTATATGAGAAATTATGCCGCATTAgttttaaataaatataattgCACGCTGGTAAGTAGAGAAACTGCTCAAATAACAGTTACTGAAATCTGTTGTACCATACTCATGCCAAGTCAGCAAGGTATTTATGATAGCAATTAGGCAATCAAGTAATTACATAATCAGTTCCCTTCCTAATCATTGAGCTATAAGTGTATCCAGGTCTGCATAGCAAAATGGGTTGGTTCAATCTGTTATTTCAAGCAATAAAGATCTCACATTTCTAAGCTACAAAATTTTGATTCCTTTCTCACACTGTCACTATTGATTTGAATCACTAATAGTAATATACACAGAAAGTCTACCATAGACATGTTCTAAATAAGATGTATCAATAATACTATATTAACTTTTGAATACTGGAGTTATACAGCTTAAAATCTTCATCAAGCAAACACTAGGAGTAGTAGAAATGACAGACTTGAGACACCATTACTGTAAATCCATTAGCCAGTAAGccaaaaaatatcaaaaatgaAGACCAAATAAATAGACAAAACAGGACATTGACATATCAAACAGCCGagattttttaacataaaacaGTTGGTGTTTCAGAATCAACTTCAAAGTCGCATTACCTTCTCAAATGCAACTATTAAATTTTCTCTAGCAGTTGTAAATGGACTATCCACAGCCAGACTCCGAAAATAACGATAAATAACTGCCAGCTCATCACCAGAATATGAAGCCAACAAAGCAAGCTGAAATTTATAGATTCATCAAAATGATATACAGAAGTTATAAACCACAATCTCAAAATATGAAATGTGAAAGAACCAAAAAAAATACACCACGTGCAAAAATGTCAAAAACCTGATGGTGGGGATTTCCACTTGAAGGCCAGATAGACGCAGCTTGTAAATAGTAACTAGAAGCTGCTGCGAACTCACGCTTTTTTGAGTCCCCTTCACCGTACAATCCTTTGTAGCGAGCAAGATCACCCAAGTATATCAAACAACGATGACAAGATATCAAACTTTTCTTCATCTCGGCAGATTTCTTTCCATCTTTCTCCATCACAATCAGATTCTCTGAGTCCTCAAAGTAACCCAGAGGAAGCCCATTCTTGGCTTTGATTTTCATGATAAGATCATGGTAAAACCCAGTTGCTTCTGAAAGGAATGTCTTCAACTGCTGCCTTATTTTAGTTATCCGCTCAGGTCGTACAGAACCTTTCCCTCCCTGAGGTGATTTTGAGCTTGCAGACGAAATAGCAGCATTGAAATGTGCCCTTAACTCTTCAATCCGTTTATAATGTAATACCCAAAGGGAATACTCAATATTGTGCTGCTCAGAAAAAGCATGATCCTCAAGAATTATTGCTTCAAAGTTCTCACGCTGCTGTGGCCAAATACTGGGATCTGACGGAACATGCGCCTGAGCTGATCTACGGCGCTTTTTCTCCAATTCAAGGTTCTAAGTAAGAAAAAATTGAGATTCCATCATAAACCCTTACGAAGTAATTAGAAGAACAAGCAAGCCACAGCATACAAAATCAAATAATAAAGTTTGCAGACAACAGAAAGTTAAAGGTTTTTACTTTGTAAGCAATTAGCTTGATTAACATTTAAGAACACGCAAGTGCATACCACCAACCAATGTGAAGCTCGCTGTAAAAGGACATATATAAAAATTGACCAAAATATAGGCCCAAAATATGCAACGGTTCCGGGCACAACACAAGACTGAAGTGATAACATTAACAAGGCCTAGCACTAATTCCATAACCAATCATGAAGTTTATTTTCTTCCACAATAACGGAAGAACTAAAACACCAATCCATTAAACTCATTCCTCTACATCAATCTACAAAACATACACTGCAAAGTGTAACTTCCTATCTGCAGATGCCAGATACATTATACCAAAGAGAGCATAAATGATGGATTATCAATAATCAATATAGACAAACAAGTCCTAAATTGGTGATCACAATAACAAGGTAGTTGATTCACCAGCGAATCAATCAACAAGAGAGCAAAAGAGCAGTACCTTATCAAAAAGGCGCTGTGCACGCTCCCGCGGTGAAGGAGCAGACATCTTATCAGTTTCTACTATCATCATCCATCAATCAAACATTTATGATTAAACTCAACCTACATAAAACcaacaaataaaaaaaatcagttagttagaaaaaaaaaacagaattcAAGTAATAAATCCATATAATAACAAGTATCATAACACCGTTATCGTTACCCAAATACATGGTAACAAAAAAGTCTACAATAAGTCAACGCAACACACATGTGATTATCAAATTTATACAATAAAAAACACAATCGAATAATCTAAAACAGAAAACCTAAACCAAATAATTCGAAAACCAAATCTAAAACAGAAAACCTAGACCAGATAATTCGAAAATTAAATTTTCCTTTGCATGAAATAAAATTCTACTAATGAAAGGGAAAATTCAAAGTGTATAAAACATGAAACGATGCATGATGAAAAAGAAGAACAGATCCATGAAAATCAAACATCGAAACAACGATACATGCGAAGGTATAGGTTGAACCGAAAATCGAGAAGAGAATAGCAATAAATTGGAAGGGAAAAAGGGGGCAAATCTAACCTGTGTGAAAGGTATGGAGGATCAGGTGGAGATTGGGTGGAAGGTGTTTGTTTTGATTTGGCTAGGGTTtggttgagagagagagagagaatggAGGAGAAAGAGGCGTGGAAGTGGTTGTTGTGATTTGAGGGTACAAAAGGGATATGATTTTTCTTATGTTTCATGCAGGCGGTGAACGTTGAACGACGCCGTTTTGTATGTGTTTAGAAGATCAAAACTTTGAATTGATCTCTCTCTTCCTATCTTCTTGATTTGCAAGTATCTAgtttattttgtttgttttttatatttaattttatttttgttaaattatttttatttattttgaaacTTCCTGACATGTGCTTAACTCAAAGGAAATGGTCATCGCATCATagacaaaaataaaaaagttTTGATTGACACGTATGCATGTCATGGTATGAATATGGACATCTCACCATGTGTTATGAATGAATGAGCGTGTAAATCGTTAATTTTTAAGTCTTAATTAAACACTCGCTACGATTGTTGTCAAAGGTTTAAGTGAATCTGATATTGTGAAGCTCTATTAGGGTTTTTATCAAAATTAAAGAAAGATATCAAAGAAGAGGTTATTCTCCTACAAAGTTAGAAAAAAGAGGATGATTCGTCCAACTGATCATCTATGATATTCTACGGTGGAGAAATTTAAATATGTTTAAAGAAAAAACGGTAAGTCATTCATAAAATAAAGATTGTGATGTCATGAAAGATGTGAAGGATGATAATGACATAGAACATCGCCCTTATGTTAATGTGTTTGACATTCATCTTTAATATAATGGTCACACATCACGACAACAAACCTACAATCGTCGGATTTAGATGAACAATGCATTAATTGCAATTAATCTAGATGTTTACAAATTAGGAAAAGTCTTTTATGTAAATGAAATCTCAATATCATCATGGGCTAGCAGGTAAGAAAATTAAGTGTATAAGGACTCAAAAGATGCAATGTTGTTATAATGACAAATCTATAACGGGAGTGAATCAAATAATTAATATAGATTTGAGGGGTCAAATGTCAATGTTTTTCCGTAAGGAAAAAAAATTGGACCCAAAACAAGCAAACAGCGGAgctacaaaagaaacaaattgAGTTCAATGTATGACACGTGCTGAAAGTGTATGACATAAAGAACACGGTCAACAAAATGTTCGTAACATTAACCATTTTTTGTAATATAATCGAAGAAACAAATTCACATAAGTTTCAACATAACAAGGATATCAAAATTGCCACACACGTCAGTAAAGAAAaaacatgtttgaacttgctaCAACGGTGACACCAAAACCTCTCCCTATTGTGGCAAGTGAAGGATATGCTCGAATAAGTGAATATAATAAGATGGACGAACAACACATATTGAAATCCGGGATAAGAATAGAAAAATAATAATGGGATGACCAaattttcatttttatatttACAATTCTTTGGTGACATGGGTTTTCATTTAAGATAAAAATTCATATAATTGGTTGAGACGAAAAAGAAAAATGACTGAGAAGCATGTTTGCGAATAAAAGGAAAAGAGAGACTATGAAAAATGATATGGATATGGATTCCAATAGTCCAAAGAAATGAAGCAATGGGTTGTTTTGTCAAATACTAAAGCAAACAATTCTAAATTAATGGCCTTATATAGAATTATAAAGGAGCAAGTGGTCACAATTTTCATTCTCTTATGTGATACTAATTATGTATTCATCCATTTTTAGTGGTTTAATTATATTTAGTGGTATTAATGTTAATAATGTTATTAATAAAACAAAAATTACATATTGAAGTTAAAGCTATAAAAAATTGTAAGTCTGGTAGGTTATTAAGCATAAACATTTCTTTAGTTGCTCCATGAGAAATTAAGACGATAGCTTAAGCTTGGGTTGTAAGTCTTGAACCGTGGATTGTGTGCCATATTTTGATTTCCAACATAGTTTAGTGAAATTGGGTTGCTTGGACACCCCTCATATACATGTAATTTTACATAGTAAATACATTATTTGTCATTTGTCAGTAACAGGTATCGGTATTATTAGTTTAATGGCTTCAGTAGTTGGAGCTATTGTCATGACACTCAACATATCTATTAATTATAAGATATGAGAAACTACATAGGCTCATTCACTAGGTTTTAACACACTTGAAACTTTCTTTGTAGTAATCATTCTTACAATTATCCATCTGTAACTATTGACAACTATAATTTTCACACATCCAAATCATTCAGTATAGGACTTGATAAATAATGTTCCTTTTCATGAAGCATCAAACACAAGCCTTGTTTAGAATGTAAAAAACGTAAGGAATTGGGGGTTTGAATTGTGTTGATTTTAAAACTTTTGATATTCATAAGGACAAAGTAGTACTGCAACATATAGTAAAGACAATATGGAAGAGAATCACATGTATAATATATATTGTTC includes these proteins:
- the LOC127117840 gene encoding nonsense-mediated mRNA decay factor SMG7; this translates as MMIVETDKMSAPSPRERAQRLFDKNLELEKKRRRSAQAHVPSDPSIWPQQRENFEAIILEDHAFSEQHNIEYSLWVLHYKRIEELRAHFNAAISSASSKSPQGGKGSVRPERITKIRQQLKTFLSEATGFYHDLIMKIKAKNGLPLGYFEDSENLIVMEKDGKKSAEMKKSLISCHRCLIYLGDLARYKGLYGEGDSKKREFAAASSYYLQAASIWPSSGNPHHQLALLASYSGDELAVIYRYFRSLAVDSPFTTARENLIVAFEKNRQSYSQLSGDAKAVAVKESSGQLDGKGRGKIEAKLVTRGNGVEAYPRKEGASNIQETYKSFCTRFVRLNGILFTRTSLETFAEVLSLISNGLRELLSSGQDEELNFGQDALENGLAIVRIISIIVFTVHNAKKESEGQTYAEIVQRAVLLQNAFTAAFELMSIIIDRCVQLQDPSCSFLLPGILVFVEWLACYPDLAAGNDVDENQSTVRSKFWNHCISFLNKLLSVGPMSIGDEEETCFNNMSRYEEGETDNRLALWEDFELRGFVPLIPAQTILDFSRKHSFGSDREKERKSRVKRILAAGKALANIVRIDQKRIYFDSKGKKFIIGVEPSISDDFVLATGKPIADDLVKENEADKPKSGIAQSDHHQYLEEEDDDDDEVIVFKPIVAEKRADVLVVSSGVTHRGLEPVPVASGVDVKFNVNSAFHPPNDVDLQTSLPASVSCMMPQSLQPVQQHSSRWLEGGVSLVNSFEGLGFSENGHVVKPKLPLHEALSIFNDASLSVPFQQSVSTGTKSFYGLPKTEDSMIPSKVDTVASSGVITDNSYVKSLSVSQADLRKSPVSRPSRHRGPPPGFSHVSPRLDMESTVSDSISGNPVMDDYSWLDGYQLPASTKGSGPDGPIAYTQSNSHLVNHNISSGAVCFPFPGKQVPSALQGVKQNGWQDYHSTEILNAHHHQPQQPITNGNQHFTPLPEQFQGQSIWTGRYFV